In Calliopsis andreniformis isolate RMS-2024a chromosome 6, iyCalAndr_principal, whole genome shotgun sequence, the genomic window CAATCGACGCGCTCGATTAAATGCCATTCATTAACTGCGGGGCTGCTTCAAAAGGGTTCCCCGGTTACCTTTGCTGTAACGTGGAACTTTCAACGCTTCCTCGAGGCTCGGcttaatttttaataatcttTTATCGAATTTCAACCTCAAACAAGAAGTGTAGCATATCTCATATATACACTTCCTACTCGCTAAAAATTTATCGAAGATGCGAGCCAAGAGTAAACGCACAAGTGAATCTCATAGCGAATACAGTACAAGCTTACAACAAAAGAATTTTGTACATTTCCTCTTTACTGAAATCTCGACCATTGTTAAACATCATAATCCCACCAGTAGCTTACGTCCGACAAAGCCAGGACGAAAGGCTTCATCCTCTAAACTGGAAAAAGATACAACGTTCAAGCCTGCTCGATAATCCCACCTTTGATCCACCGACATCGTTTCGAGCTTATGATCACGAGGGGCGAGAAACGCGGGAAAGTAGTGAAACAAAGTAAAAAGTCGGTACTCGGGGCGGTCGCACGCGCGCTCGCGCGTTTACATCATTCCACATCGGCAGCGTGGAGCGCCAAAAGGCAGTTTTATGAACTCGTTCCGCTTGCACTTGGCGATATTACGTTACAAGACGAGCGAAAGGGACGAAAGGGCGCGGGTGCGGGCGCGGGCGCGGGCGCGGGCGCGGGCGAGGAGCGGAAGGGAGCGCGGGTGGCAGAGGGAGAGAGGGGAGGAGGTAAGAAGCGGGCCAGAATGAGAGAGGGTGAACGGCCTGCTGGCCGGTTCGTTCATTCAAAGCAGCCAGATTGTATCGTGGCGAAATTTTTCGGAAGGGCTGGCCGCCGGTATATATTCGCCTGGATGTTCGTCGTTTTGCCCTTCCACGATGATTCACGGAGAGTGGATACATCGGGACCAGGTAGAGCAGCCTTCGTCGTTGAACGATGTCTCTTCTACCAAGTTTAACCCGCCGAAATTGGGTGGTCCTCGGCCTTCTCGACACCATCCTTTTCGCCCGATGTCACGCCGTGACCTGCTCAATCCCCGTTAATTGGTTCGCGCAACTCCGCTGAAAAGAGATTTCCTAATTGCTGCAGCTCGATGACGCATTGTTTGCTGGTTACCTGCGAACAGTTATTCAGCTGCGCTACCTGGTCCCAACGATCGTGCTTCAGGTAGCGCGATTTGGGTCGCTATTGTGTCAAGGGGTAGGCATGAACAGCAGTTGGAACTTTTAGTCGCTTAACTTTTTTTATTCCTATGTGCCGGATTCATTCGCAGTGAACAATGACGTTATAAAACTGAAGATGGTACTGGCGGCTAATTAGGTGGGCGTAAATTACATGCTTCCAGGGTGGTGCGATTCTCCCGCTTCCAGTGTGCATGCAGAGTGAGAAATCCATTGATCAAGATTTGAATACAGTTCCCTGAAAAGGATTACGGTTGTTTTCAAGGTTTCCACTTGATTGTCCCATAGAACAGGTAGGAGAAAAAGAGACGCTTTGGAATCTCAGAAATTACCCTTCCTCTGGCCCGTATATTCGACAAATAGTACACAAGTACAGTCAACAACGTTCAGCAATGTTTGCCATAGAATCGATACGCTGTGCCATTCAACGAGGGCGTAATCGAAAAGACATAACGAAAGGGGAGAAGAAAAGGAGGCACGCGCTCGGATCTCGAGGTCGACCGCAATAACGTCGTCGCTTCCACTCACGAATTCCTCTCCCTTTCCCCTCTTTTCGCTCTCGTTGCACCGTTGAACACGGTCTTGGAGCGTTTCCCAGCGCAGGGGGAGCTCGCGACCGATTTCAGTTCCATATCCATAACTATTTCGCGGCGAGGTCGATGGAGGCTCGTGGAGGCGGCCTAATGGGAATAAGGGTCCCGTGGAAAGCGGTGAACGAGGAAACCGGAAGAAAAGAGGCTGAAAACAGTGCGGAGGCGCAACAGTTTGGCTGTAGAAAACTTATCGCAGCTAGTGGAGCTTTCCCGATCGAGTCGACGAGAGGGATACGGCGAGTAAAAACGAGTAGTAAAACGGTTTAGGGCCTGGCCTATCGTTCCTGTCCATGTAGGgaatgtgtgcgtgtgtgtgtgcgtgtgtgtgtgtacGCGCACGCGCGCAGCCTCGCGGCGAAAAATACGTTGTCTCGCGCGAGTCGATCACCCGCATCGAAACCTGTTTGCTCGTCCAAATTAACGATACTTTCAGCGAGACGCTCAATCCGGACGGTTAATAGCGGCTGGCTTAATTGCGCTTGCGCGAGCAATTCGATAAGTCCTTATCTCCATTTAATAGGGATGGCGATCTCTCCAGGGGGATCGTAGGAACTTTTTCAAGGCTCTCAGACGACTGGATTTGCGCCGTCGTTTCCGAACGTGTTATACGATCGCGTCGAACCCCTGACTCACCCCTGGACTTCGAAACCCTATTCGCACTACGTCCCCCGGCTCTTTCTTCGCCACGCAATCAGGGTCGTTTCGCGGTCAAAAATGGCTGCACCAACCGGTCTGTACTTGTTCGATCGAAGTGTTGCTACTCGGCTGGCCTGATTGCACCGTAAATCGCGACCTCGTAGAGTTAATGGCGAACAATGTTGCCTTTTTTTCTCGAGTCCTTTGTTGCCTGCGATTAGTCATGGATCTTGGGCGACGCTATTGTTTTACAGTTGTCTATGGGTCCTTAAGAGTCATTAGGGTTTAATTGGTGCTTGGCTTTGTGTTGTTTATGCCAGTACAGGGTTACCGAGATAATTCCACGGCTTTGTTGCTGATTTCAAATGGAATGTGACGCGTTCCAATTTTCATTCTCGTACCAAGAATATAGTCGAGATAATTCAACTTGAATCTGTTCTTATCGATTGATCTGTCAAATTTTACGAGCATTGTAACTCAGTATTTTCACATGCGGGAATCGCAAACAAATATACCCGAGCTAATGTCGAACATTAACTGATCCATCAAGGACACCGAAATCGTTCCGAGGCATTCTGATCGTCAAAAATTGGCGCTACGCCCAATTCGCGACGTGATTGCAAAAATCGTGGAAACAAGTTGGATCGAGTCCGCTACGTGCGTATACGAGAGCTACCCAGCGCGTTTAACCATAAAACGAGACCCGTGCAGCCGCTCGTGCCGCGAAAATGATGTGTGGTCGATAACGCATTACGTTGTTATAAATACGCGCGCCGTTGACACGTGCGTGCCTAGATTGCGCGATAATAGCTAAGGTAGCCTCGGAGAAAGCCGACTGGGGATGTGTAATGACAGTTTAAAACTGGCTTGGAAATTGTGCAAGGACTGCAAATCTTGTTCTACTGTACTTCTTGATTAATACTAGAGCTGAAGGTTCTCTCTATCGAAAAGTCAACATATTTATATAGGTATATTTTGTGTTACGTACTCCATCTTGAAAATTTCTTATAGTTATTGCGATGAAATTATCATAATCTTTTTTACCTACAAATTTACATtcatttgcaaatataaattaagtGGTTTCCGCGATAGCGAGCATGTTAATTCTCAGACAGGAAGTTATAAGGACTCTATTTTGATCCATGCCTCGCCGTCTGATGTTTAAAATAACGATAGTAAATAAATTGGGTAAAGAAAGGGTATATAGGATTAAAAGGAAGAGATTGCCCAGAGAAGCTTTCTGTTTTGGAGCAGCCGAGTGCACACAACGTGATTTGGCGTCAAATAACAGTTGGCTGGCGATTCCGTAGCACGGAATTTCATTCTCCTTTCTCGTCCGATAGGAGCTACGACGCACGCGAGTGCTTCCGTTCGTCCCACCTCCGAGGTCCCTTTCTAGGTTCCAGCTTAGAAGATAGAAGAAGGACAGACACGATTACAGAGTAGGTCAGCGGTAGATTTCATATCCTCGGTGAAAAGAATAGCAAGAGACAGGAAACGGGCTGCCGCGATAGAAAAAAGTTACTCCTTTGCCTTTTGCCATCTCGACATCCCTGTCTCCAACCCTCGTAGGCCATCCACACTCGCGGTCGCTATTAAACGCCGGTTCTTCTTCGAACCGTGAACGTCGCATGAATTTCGTCAAAGGGTCCTCCATCGTTCGAGGGTCTCGGCGATATCGTTGAAGAACCTCGCCTCGCGAATTATTCTCTTCGCGTAGGTGCGTGTCGCCCCGTCAAAGAATATCCTTTCCAACCTTCCGCAGCGGTTGGGAAATTTCAAGTGGCTTGATCGCGGTCAAAGGAGAACTCGTTCTCGTGCTCGTGGCGTCCCGCGGCCGCGGCTTAACGCGACGGCGGAAAAGTTTCACCGAGCAAACGGCCAAGAAAGGTTTCAGCTAGAGTGAAAGACGCGTCCTCTCTCGTGCCTCCGCAGAAAAGAGTCGGTGGGTTTTAAGAAGCAAGAAGCCGCGAAGAGGAGACGTCTGGTGTTATCTGGGCCAATGGAACGCAACCTCGCACGCGCTGCTCCTCTTTCGCCTCGCTCGAACCAGCGTCAACTGCATTCGAGTCGCGAAGACGTCCTCGACACTGGATATCGCGCGCCGACTAATTGGCAAACTTGTAATTATAACCAAGTCGCCCATCTTCTCTCTTTCACGCCAATTGCTTGCTGTATCTTCTGCCGATCGACCGGGTCGAGGTAGTTGTCCACGAACCTCCACCCCAGGTTCTAATTATAAGAAGTGTCGAGGGGACGAGGGCGTGGGAGTCTATCAGCGTTTGTGTCATCGACGCCAGATCAAAATACCCTTACTTTCCAAGGCTGCACCGGATGGGTACCTCGGAAACTGAGAGCTAAGATCGTGAAGACTACTTTTATTTTCGTTGGCACATTACCGACTTGGATCTTGGTATTAGGCTGAAGCTTGGAATACAAGTGAACTGGAATTAGGAACCGAGGCTGCTTGGGGATTGGAATTGCAATGAACTTGGCTGGGAAGCTGTACAAAGTGGTTTGGGGGATTTTGGTATAGGGGACGATAACGCAAGCTTTGGGGAAGCTTGTGGGTTATGCAAAGCGGTAGCTAGTAGCAAACTTTATTAAGTATGTAAAAATCTTTTCAAACAATAATCTACAAAGTTGATCAGTTAATTCCAAGGTCGGTCGCACAATTATCGAAGAAATGTACAAGCTCGCAGCAGAAAGAAAAGCCGAGTCGCTTCTCTGGCGAGCCTGGGATAAAAATAATCCACTGACTAACATCTAGGTTTCGAGGACTATTATTATCCCGAATCTCTCCTCCAAGATAGGCGAGCGAAAAGAAATGTAGCGATCGTCGAAGCGCATCTGAGAATAATCGAAGCTCTTTATAAGTGGCTATGTTAGGAAGAAAACTGACTTTTCCAAAAAGGAGGAGCTTTCTGCCTTTTCGTGGACGGGCTTCATTTATTTTCGTAGCAATTCGAGCTCTATATCGAACGTCAACGGGTTCGCGGTATTCCTCACATTCCGTGAAGCGTTCTAACAGCCACGACACGCGTGCATTATCTCTTCCCATGGAAGAGTCGTTCCCCGAGCTTCATTTCCACGAATCCGAGGAAGCCGTGACTGTTTCGCGTACTCGCATTTTCCGCAGGTCCGTGATTCTGCTGACATCCACAAAGACGACTCGTCGCGTTGCATTTACTCGAATTTCACGGGCACCAGAGGCGAGAGAAGCACGCATCTCGGCTGGCTTGTCGGGACTACTTCGAAATTCATGCTGAACTTTGATTTCACTTACCATTCGGGAGACTTTGGGAGTATTTATCTGCACTGGACACATATAGCAAGGACACGTAATGAAAGTATGATATAACTTGACAGTGAAATGAAAAGATAATTAAGATCTTTGTGGCATCTCATAATCTTGCTGCTGAGAATAATATAGAACATCCACACATTAGCCCAGAATTGAAATGAAATTCTTCATCACCGCACCGATTACCTGCGCATTAGCATTCTGTCCAAGTGCTCCAGGGAGAATATCATATTTCCCAGGTTTCCAGTAAACGATACCGAAAAAAGGTGCTACGGTATGGAAAGGCCTGTCCCTGGCTCTCTAGGTATCCGCAAACTGAGAATAATAGAAGTAAGCGGCTCGTTTATGACCGGTATTAACTTGCCCGAATAATTCAGTAAACTGTTCACCTCGGCGACTGGGGGGTAAATAACTGCCTTCGCCTTCAGTCGCTGCAGCGGAAGAAGAAGCGAGGTAAGAAGAGTGCCAGAGGAGTGGTCGGGGAAAAGACAAACAACCGTCACTCGTGTTCTTTTTCTCCTCCATTTTTCCTCGATCGAGGAACAGAGCTGTTCAGAAGCAACACGGTCGAAGGTGGCGTAGGTCAGCACAGCAGATCAACCAGACAGTATGCTCGAGTTCGATTGTCAGCGAGGTGCTCGCCGACTCATGGAACCTCTGGGATTTCCCCAACATGCTAATTTAGCCGAGCGATCGACAGACGCCCAGCTTTTGATGGCTATCTCCATGAACGCTAGCGACCAATTCGTTGGACAAGCTTTCGCGATAACCCAGATACCGCGACGTCGGACGCCTTTTTTTTTCTTCCAATTGTTCGGCACAGAGGCAGCGATTATTATGCCACTGCTGTCGGATGAAGGAA contains:
- the LOC143181145 gene encoding uncharacterized protein LOC143181145; this translates as MEPLGFPQHANLAERSTDAQLLMAISMNASDQFVGQAFAITQIPRRRTPFFFFQLFGTEAAIIMPLLSDEGRDPPRIQLNFTSLCFEGIILKQGNTDGACSRRRGTLRRGFRCAIKIPIKVGRLGTGSPRPM